One region of Bacillota bacterium genomic DNA includes:
- a CDS encoding glycerol-3-phosphate acyltransferase has translation MNGLILTAAVVVGAYLVGSFPSAYVMTRLFGKGDIRKIGSGNLGGMNTVRNAGRVPGVLTGLFDFGKGLLVVYLVRHLTADPYLPLWAAVACVAGHNWMIYMGFRGGKGLGATIGALLLLAPLALPVALVVAVLASLALKDSYAGTVAGVASIPASLWFIYQDPVRLLFGMALAAVIIAKHVPDLKRFAAGKKELI, from the coding sequence ATGAACGGTCTGATCCTCACCGCCGCCGTCGTCGTGGGGGCCTACCTAGTTGGTTCGTTCCCCTCGGCCTATGTGATGACCCGCCTCTTCGGTAAGGGTGACATCCGCAAGATCGGCAGCGGCAATCTGGGCGGGATGAACACCGTCCGCAACGCCGGTCGGGTCCCCGGGGTCCTCACCGGCCTGTTCGACTTCGGCAAGGGGCTCCTGGTGGTCTACCTGGTCCGTCACCTGACCGCCGACCCGTACCTCCCGCTGTGGGCGGCAGTGGCCTGTGTCGCCGGCCACAACTGGATGATCTACATGGGCTTCCGAGGCGGCAAGGGCCTCGGGGCGACCATCGGGGCGCTCCTCCTCCTCGCGCCGCTGGCCCTGCCGGTGGCCCTCGTCGTGGCCGTCTTGGCCAGCCTCGCCCTCAAGGACTCCTACGCCGGGACGGTGGCCGGGGTCGCCTCCATCCCCGCCTCCCTCTGGTTCATCTATCAGGACCCGGTTCGGCTGCTCTTCGGGATGGCCCTGGCGGCGGTGATCATCGCCAAGCATGTCCCCGACCTGAAGCGGTTCGCCGCCGGGAAGAAGGAACTTATCTAG
- a CDS encoding IS1182 family transposase: MNTFIPYDPKQLFLLPPDMRDWLPEGSLALFISDVVDSLDLSGIFRAYEGDGRGRPAYHPAMMVKLLLYGYCTGKASSRKIERATWEDVAFRVLATDQHPDHDSIAAFRQRHLGELRKLFLQVLKMCQAAGLVKLGHVALDGTKVKANASKHKAMSYGRMVETEARLKREIEELLRLAERTDAAEDAKFGKGRSGDELPEELRRRESRLLKIREAMAQLEAEAKGEAEDKKQEAEEKLAERERRKDKGDRPGGRPPAVPDPDLAVPKPKAQKNFTDPDSRIMKDSASKAFEQAYNAQIVVDGEAQVIVAAAVTQEANDKGQLVPMLEETAKNLGQMPGTVLADAGYFSTDAMDRGLFHGVDFYVPPDKQKHGDGLSPVTDPVPKDAPMTERMRHRLRTEHGREIYAKRKAIVEPVFGQIKEVRGFRRFSFRGLTKVTAEWDLICLTHNLLKLFRSGQRLLIASG; this comes from the coding sequence ATGAACACATTCATCCCTTACGATCCCAAGCAACTGTTCCTGTTGCCCCCCGACATGCGGGACTGGTTGCCGGAAGGGTCTTTGGCCCTCTTCATCAGCGATGTTGTGGATTCCCTGGACCTTTCGGGCATCTTTCGCGCTTACGAGGGGGATGGCCGCGGCCGCCCGGCGTACCACCCGGCGATGATGGTCAAGCTCTTGCTCTACGGGTACTGCACGGGCAAAGCGTCATCCCGCAAGATCGAGCGGGCCACGTGGGAAGATGTGGCGTTCAGGGTCTTGGCGACGGACCAACATCCGGACCACGACAGTATCGCGGCCTTTCGTCAGCGGCACCTCGGCGAACTGCGGAAGCTTTTCCTGCAGGTATTGAAGATGTGCCAGGCGGCCGGCCTGGTGAAGCTGGGTCATGTGGCCCTGGACGGGACGAAGGTGAAGGCTAACGCGTCCAAGCACAAGGCGATGAGCTATGGGCGGATGGTCGAGACGGAAGCCCGGCTCAAGCGGGAGATCGAGGAACTGCTGAGACTGGCGGAACGGACGGATGCGGCTGAAGACGCCAAGTTCGGCAAGGGACGGTCCGGGGATGAGTTGCCCGAGGAATTGCGGCGGCGGGAAAGCCGTCTCTTAAAGATCCGGGAGGCCATGGCCCAGTTGGAAGCCGAGGCGAAGGGCGAAGCCGAGGACAAAAAGCAAGAGGCCGAGGAGAAGCTGGCCGAGCGTGAGCGGCGGAAGGACAAGGGCGACAGACCTGGCGGCCGGCCGCCGGCGGTCCCCGACCCGGACCTTGCTGTGCCCAAACCCAAGGCCCAGAAGAACTTCACCGATCCCGATTCACGGATCATGAAAGACTCGGCCAGCAAGGCCTTCGAACAGGCTTACAACGCGCAGATAGTGGTGGATGGAGAGGCCCAGGTGATCGTGGCCGCGGCGGTCACCCAGGAGGCCAATGACAAAGGGCAACTCGTGCCGATGCTCGAAGAGACCGCCAAGAACCTGGGACAAATGCCGGGGACGGTGTTGGCCGATGCTGGCTATTTCAGTACTGACGCGATGGACAGAGGGCTGTTCCATGGAGTGGACTTCTACGTCCCGCCGGATAAACAAAAACATGGGGATGGTCTCTCTCCGGTCACCGACCCGGTGCCGAAGGATGCTCCGATGACTGAGCGGATGCGCCATAGACTGCGTACGGAACACGGACGAGAGATCTACGCTAAGCGCAAGGCCATCGTGGAGCCCGTGTTCGGACAGATCAAGGAGGTCCGCGGCTTCCGCCGTTTCTCATTCCGTGGACTCACCAAGGTGACCGCGGAGTGGGATCTGATCTGTCTGACCCACAACCTGCTCAAGCTATTCCGAAGTGGACAGCGTCTCCTGATCGCTTCCGGATAG